The Nicotiana tabacum cultivar K326 chromosome 14, ASM71507v2, whole genome shotgun sequence genome contains a region encoding:
- the LOC107773673 gene encoding receptor-like protein 51 isoform X2: MAAPDPSFFLISFTFLLFLFPSTTSKSLTSPSPISSPSPKPSPISPPSPKPSPIPTPSTHSSSPLDPKQLKALQSLNIPTGKNPCTHNSTIVCDFSTPFRHIVSLSLSNCSDDVALSLTALKSLSTLTNLQFINCPISPIHFPSQLTLNLKSFTCINSLKKLTGVWLSRFKNVNELTVSRVSVTASGPAIILDGIEHLLSVTISHANLSGVLPKHWHPNLSYVDLSGNKLKGKIPSSLTELENLVFLNLSSNSLNETIPTSFGDLSSLQNVSLASNSLSGSIPDSIAAIPGLVHLDLGSNQLNGTIPKFISDMKKLKYLNLEKNNFHGVLPFNASFIKKLVVLKVGENSNLCYNHSKLSKKVKLGIAPCDKHGLPLSPPASKDISSDDDEDDSDYADDERPHQQHSHGPSLRWIVEVLSR; the protein is encoded by the exons ATGGCAGCTCCAGATCCATCTTTTTTTCTCATCTCATTCACTTTTCTCCTCTTCCTTTTCCCTTCTACCACCTCAAAATCACTAACGTCCCCTTCTCCTATTTCCTCTCCTTCACCAAAACCATCTCCTATTTCCCCTCCTTCACCAAAACCATCTCCTATTCCCACACCTTCAACTCATTCATCTTCTCCACTTGACCCAAAACAACTCAAAGCTCTTCAATCTCTCAATATTCCAACAGGTAAAAACCCATGTACTCACAACTCAACTATTGTATGTGATTTTTCAACCCCATTTCGTCACATTGTTTCACTTTCACTTTCCAACTGTTCAGATGATGTTGCTTTATCTCTTACTGCTCTTAAATCTTTGTCTACACTTACCAATTTACAGTTTATTAACTGTCCCATTTCACCTATTCATTTCCCTTCTCAGCTCACTTTAAATCTTAAGTCATTTACTTGTATTAATAGCCTCAAGAAACTTACTGGGGTTTGGTTAAGTCGGTTCAAGAATGTAAATGAGTTAACTGTTTCGCGTGTTTCTGTTACTGCTAGTGGTCCTGCTATAATTTTGGATGGAATTGAGCACTTGCTTTCTGTTACTATTTCACATGCTAATTTATCTGGGGTTTTGCCTAAACATTGGCACCCGAATCTTAGTTATGTAGATTTGTCTGGGAATAAGTTAAAAGGGAAAATTCCCAGCTCGTTAACCGAGTTGGAGAATCTTGTTTTCTTGAATCTGTCATCAAATTCGCTTAATGAGACAATTCCAACTTCATTTGGTGACTTGTCTTCTTTGCAAAATGTATCATTGGCTTCGAATTCGTTGTCTGGATCTATTCCTGATTCAATTGCTGCTATCCCGGGTTTAGTTCATCTTGATCTAGGGTCTAATCAGCTCAATGGGACTATTCCGAAATTCATTTCAGATATGAAAAAATTGAAATACTTGAATCTTGAGAAGAATAACTTTCATGGGGTTTTGCCTTTTAATGCGTCGTTTATAAAGAAATTGGTTGTGTTGAAAGTGGGTGAAAATTCTAATCTTTGTTACAATCACTCGAAGTTGTCTAAGAAAGTGAAACTTGGCATTGCGCCTTGTGATAAACATGGGTTGCCTTTATCGCCTCCGGCTTCAAAGGACATAAGTTCGGATGATGATGAGGACGACTCTGATTATGCTGACGATGAAAGGCCACACCAACAACATAGTCATGGACCAA GTCTCCGGTGGATAGTCGAGGTTCTTTCCCGATGA
- the LOC107773673 gene encoding receptor-like protein 51 isoform X3, producing the protein MAAPDPSFFLISFTFLLFLFPSTTSKSLTSPSPISSPSPKPSPISPPSPKPSPIPTPSTHSSSPLDPKQLKALQSLNIPTGKNPCTHNSTIVCDFSTPFRHIVSLSLSNCSDDVALSLTALKSLSTLTNLQFINCPISPIHFPSQLTLNLKSFTCINSLKKLTGVWLSRFKNVNELTVSRVSVTASGPAIILDGIEHLLSVTISHANLSGVLPKHWHPNLSYVDLSGNKLKGKIPSSLTELENLVFLNLSSNSLNETIPTSFGDLSSLQNVSLASNSLSGSIPDSIAAIPGLVHLDLGSNQLNGTIPKFISDMKKLKYLNLEKNNFHGVLPFNASFIKKLVVLKVGENSNLCYNHSKLSKKVKLGIAPCDKHGLPLSPPASKDISSDDDEDDSDYADDERPHQQHSHGPSKVSGG; encoded by the exons ATGGCAGCTCCAGATCCATCTTTTTTTCTCATCTCATTCACTTTTCTCCTCTTCCTTTTCCCTTCTACCACCTCAAAATCACTAACGTCCCCTTCTCCTATTTCCTCTCCTTCACCAAAACCATCTCCTATTTCCCCTCCTTCACCAAAACCATCTCCTATTCCCACACCTTCAACTCATTCATCTTCTCCACTTGACCCAAAACAACTCAAAGCTCTTCAATCTCTCAATATTCCAACAGGTAAAAACCCATGTACTCACAACTCAACTATTGTATGTGATTTTTCAACCCCATTTCGTCACATTGTTTCACTTTCACTTTCCAACTGTTCAGATGATGTTGCTTTATCTCTTACTGCTCTTAAATCTTTGTCTACACTTACCAATTTACAGTTTATTAACTGTCCCATTTCACCTATTCATTTCCCTTCTCAGCTCACTTTAAATCTTAAGTCATTTACTTGTATTAATAGCCTCAAGAAACTTACTGGGGTTTGGTTAAGTCGGTTCAAGAATGTAAATGAGTTAACTGTTTCGCGTGTTTCTGTTACTGCTAGTGGTCCTGCTATAATTTTGGATGGAATTGAGCACTTGCTTTCTGTTACTATTTCACATGCTAATTTATCTGGGGTTTTGCCTAAACATTGGCACCCGAATCTTAGTTATGTAGATTTGTCTGGGAATAAGTTAAAAGGGAAAATTCCCAGCTCGTTAACCGAGTTGGAGAATCTTGTTTTCTTGAATCTGTCATCAAATTCGCTTAATGAGACAATTCCAACTTCATTTGGTGACTTGTCTTCTTTGCAAAATGTATCATTGGCTTCGAATTCGTTGTCTGGATCTATTCCTGATTCAATTGCTGCTATCCCGGGTTTAGTTCATCTTGATCTAGGGTCTAATCAGCTCAATGGGACTATTCCGAAATTCATTTCAGATATGAAAAAATTGAAATACTTGAATCTTGAGAAGAATAACTTTCATGGGGTTTTGCCTTTTAATGCGTCGTTTATAAAGAAATTGGTTGTGTTGAAAGTGGGTGAAAATTCTAATCTTTGTTACAATCACTCGAAGTTGTCTAAGAAAGTGAAACTTGGCATTGCGCCTTGTGATAAACATGGGTTGCCTTTATCGCCTCCGGCTTCAAAGGACATAAGTTCGGATGATGATGAGGACGACTCTGATTATGCTGACGATGAAAGGCCACACCAACAACATAGTCATGGACCAAGTAAG GTCTCCGGTGGATAG
- the LOC107773673 gene encoding receptor-like protein 51 isoform X1: MAAPDPSFFLISFTFLLFLFPSTTSKSLTSPSPISSPSPKPSPISPPSPKPSPIPTPSTHSSSPLDPKQLKALQSLNIPTGKNPCTHNSTIVCDFSTPFRHIVSLSLSNCSDDVALSLTALKSLSTLTNLQFINCPISPIHFPSQLTLNLKSFTCINSLKKLTGVWLSRFKNVNELTVSRVSVTASGPAIILDGIEHLLSVTISHANLSGVLPKHWHPNLSYVDLSGNKLKGKIPSSLTELENLVFLNLSSNSLNETIPTSFGDLSSLQNVSLASNSLSGSIPDSIAAIPGLVHLDLGSNQLNGTIPKFISDMKKLKYLNLEKNNFHGVLPFNASFIKKLVVLKVGENSNLCYNHSKLSKKVKLGIAPCDKHGLPLSPPASKDISSDDDEDDSDYADDERPHQQHSHGPSKVVLGIAIALSSIVFLIIFLVLLAKCCK, encoded by the coding sequence ATGGCAGCTCCAGATCCATCTTTTTTTCTCATCTCATTCACTTTTCTCCTCTTCCTTTTCCCTTCTACCACCTCAAAATCACTAACGTCCCCTTCTCCTATTTCCTCTCCTTCACCAAAACCATCTCCTATTTCCCCTCCTTCACCAAAACCATCTCCTATTCCCACACCTTCAACTCATTCATCTTCTCCACTTGACCCAAAACAACTCAAAGCTCTTCAATCTCTCAATATTCCAACAGGTAAAAACCCATGTACTCACAACTCAACTATTGTATGTGATTTTTCAACCCCATTTCGTCACATTGTTTCACTTTCACTTTCCAACTGTTCAGATGATGTTGCTTTATCTCTTACTGCTCTTAAATCTTTGTCTACACTTACCAATTTACAGTTTATTAACTGTCCCATTTCACCTATTCATTTCCCTTCTCAGCTCACTTTAAATCTTAAGTCATTTACTTGTATTAATAGCCTCAAGAAACTTACTGGGGTTTGGTTAAGTCGGTTCAAGAATGTAAATGAGTTAACTGTTTCGCGTGTTTCTGTTACTGCTAGTGGTCCTGCTATAATTTTGGATGGAATTGAGCACTTGCTTTCTGTTACTATTTCACATGCTAATTTATCTGGGGTTTTGCCTAAACATTGGCACCCGAATCTTAGTTATGTAGATTTGTCTGGGAATAAGTTAAAAGGGAAAATTCCCAGCTCGTTAACCGAGTTGGAGAATCTTGTTTTCTTGAATCTGTCATCAAATTCGCTTAATGAGACAATTCCAACTTCATTTGGTGACTTGTCTTCTTTGCAAAATGTATCATTGGCTTCGAATTCGTTGTCTGGATCTATTCCTGATTCAATTGCTGCTATCCCGGGTTTAGTTCATCTTGATCTAGGGTCTAATCAGCTCAATGGGACTATTCCGAAATTCATTTCAGATATGAAAAAATTGAAATACTTGAATCTTGAGAAGAATAACTTTCATGGGGTTTTGCCTTTTAATGCGTCGTTTATAAAGAAATTGGTTGTGTTGAAAGTGGGTGAAAATTCTAATCTTTGTTACAATCACTCGAAGTTGTCTAAGAAAGTGAAACTTGGCATTGCGCCTTGTGATAAACATGGGTTGCCTTTATCGCCTCCGGCTTCAAAGGACATAAGTTCGGATGATGATGAGGACGACTCTGATTATGCTGACGATGAAAGGCCACACCAACAACATAGTCATGGACCAAGTAAGGTTGTTCTTGGTATTGCCATTGCACTTTCCTCGATTGTGTTTTTGATTATTTTCTTGGTTCTGTTGGCCAAATGCTGTAAATGA